The Deltaproteobacteria bacterium genomic interval GAAGACCAGCTCGAGCTTCCGGCGGGGAATCCTTCCGGTGCGATCCTCGAGATCGTCGCGGTCGAGGGTCATCAGCTGGGTGGTGTTCGCGACCGAGTCGCGGGAGAGCCCTGTGTCCCGCCGGGAGAGAACGACGCTGCCCGGCGCAGCCGACCACTTCTGGTTGCTGGTGAGGGCCACGCAGACGACGGTGGAGAGCCGGCTGGCGTTGTAGGGGTTTCCCTGGATCACCAGCACCGGCCGCCGGAAGGCCGGCTCCGAGCCGCGCGGTTCACCGAGGTCGGCCCACCAGACCTCGCCCTGGGAGATCACCACTCGCCCTCCTCCTCCCGCACCACCGAGCGGGCCGCTCGACGGAGAAACGCCCTCGAGTTGGTGTAGCGCCTCTCCCCGGAGGGGAGCTCCTCGAGGACCTCATCGAGCTGGGCGGTCACCGAGTCGGCCTGCCGCCGCGCGATGTACTCGGCCAGGGCCTCCGCGTAGAGCTGGCTTCGGGACTTCGAGAGGCGCTTCGCCAAACGATCGGCGTCGGCGAAGACCTCATCCGGGATGGACACGGCGGTCTTCATGTCCCCAGTATAACCCCGGGTATGACCATCCTCAAGGCGGCTCAGTAGTGCCAGGGGAACTTCGAGAAGTCCTGGGGCCGCTTCTCGAGGAAGGCGTCCCGCCCCTCCTGCGCCTCGTCGTTGCCGTAGGCCAGCCGGGTCGCCTCGCCTGCGAAGATCTGCTGGCCGACGAGCCCGTCGTCGACGAGGTTGAAGGCGAACTTCAGCATCCGCTGGGCGGTAGGGCTCTTGGCGTTGATCTCGGAGGCCCACTGCAGCGCCGTGGCCTCGAGCTCGGCGTGGGGCACGCTGGCGTTGACCATGCCCATCTGGAACGCGTCGTCGGCGCTGTAGTCGCGGCCCAGGAAGAAGATCTCCCGGGCCCGCTTCTGCCCGACCATCCGGGCCAGGTAGGCGCTACCGTAGCCCGCGTCGAAGCTGGCGACGTCGGCGTCGGTCTGCT includes:
- a CDS encoding type II toxin-antitoxin system PemK/MazF family toxin, which codes for MVISQGEVWWADLGEPRGSEPAFRRPVLVIQGNPYNASRLSTVVCVALTSNQKWSAAPGSVVLSRRDTGLSRDSVANTTQLMTLDRDDLEDRTGRIPRRKLELVFAGIDVLLDR